One window of Papaver somniferum cultivar HN1 chromosome 9, ASM357369v1, whole genome shotgun sequence genomic DNA carries:
- the LOC113312563 gene encoding uncharacterized protein LOC113312563: MGVRGTSLSDSGKHANSSTDRRNYDDTLLKLHKGTGMQNFGSGFSSGFKIFGVGSNTSSEIGSGSGQTSGSDNIPNPISVGPIHFGIPVPGSNEIYREDRLKLAKRMTQSPQCNAPYQNPSETRHRAHQQSHQPSSDTHTNLLHNYFIPLYAQTLSNALDVPHTIVSMVITKVNEVPPAKVTHNQIQVPEPAPEPQPPQPSQPSEPSPQLHTYKRREQHPRKVLPKHLNLPSTPDFAAPPPPPKARKFLSLTTLQPESTRSFTPQYEVLTTRSRKEAATTTTQQHSNSEDKGKKPSGQQEGTRKQQPTSPAWQLYLEDEETDVEDASSSKRASGKSQSSHQK; this comes from the coding sequence ATGGGTGTCAGAGGTACATCCTTATCTGACAGCGGAAAACATGCAAATTCGTCTACTGACAGACGAAACTATGATGATACACTGTTAAAGCTGCACAAAGGCACAGGTATGCAGAATTTTGGATCCGGGTTCAGTTCAGGTTTTAAGATTTTTGGTGTAGGGTCAAACACTAGCTCGGAAATAGGATCCGGGTCTGGACAAACCTCTGGCTCAGATAACATACCAAACCCTATTTCCGTAGGTCCGATCCACTTTGGTATACCCGTACCCGGATCCAATGAGATATATAGAGAAGACAGACTAAAGCTTGCTAAGCGTATGACCCAGAGCCCACAATGCAATGCACCATACCAAAACCCCAGTGAAACTCGCCACAGGGCCCACCAACAATCTCATCAGCCAAGCTCTGACACCCATACAAACCTGCTGCATAATTACTTTATCCCTCTGTATGCTCAGACATTGAGCAATGCACTTGACGTCCCGCACACAATTGTCAGCATGGTTATCACTAAAGTAAATGAGGTCCCTCCTGCGAAAGTTACACACAACCAAATACAAGTACCAGAGCCAGCACCAGAACCTCAACCACCTCAACCATCTCAACCTTCTGAACCATCTCCTCAGCTGCATACATATAAGAGAAGAGAGCAACACCCAAGAAAAGTACTACCAAAACATCTCAATCTCCCATCGACACCTGACTTTGCAGCGCCTCCCCCACCACCAAAGGCAAGGAAGTTCCTCTCACTTACTACATTACAACCAGAATCCACAAGGTCTTTCACACCTCAATATGAAGTTCTAACGACCAGAAGTAGAAAagaagcagcaacaacaacaacacaacaaCATAGCAACTCTGAGGACAAAGGAAAGAAGCCTTCAGGACAGCAAGAAGGAACTAGGAAACAACAACCAACTTCACCGGCTTGGCAACTATATCTGGAAGACGAAGAGACTGATGTTGAAGACGCTAGCAGCAGCAAGCGAGCTTCTGGCAAGAGCCAGAGCTCGCACCAGAAATGA